In Lates calcarifer isolate ASB-BC8 linkage group LG15, TLL_Latcal_v3, whole genome shotgun sequence, one genomic interval encodes:
- the nsmce2 gene encoding E3 SUMO-protein ligase NSE2: MSLSAVHGTLSSLKSCQTDIGTGMDIVTDVAMDLAEAHDGEVNPGIKEMEAMILECAQLDREINYFVDVVQQVTAEVATQQPEAMFSLSAKVKEQFTERIAGLSDADLHHHQKVVAFKDSIKNSLNQANQETAENMEELDEDIAVTQSQVNFTCPLTQVEMVNPVKNKKCNHYYDEAAILGLIKTRHSQKKKCRCPVVGCGNIDVKESDLVPDQMLRRKIQSQKRNSNRT, from the exons ATGTCTCTAAGTGCCGTTCACGGAACACTGTCAAGCCTGAAGTCATGTCAGACAGACATCGGGACAGGAATGGACATAGTGACTGATGTGGCTATGGATCTGGCGGAAGCTCATG ACGGAGAGGTCAACCCTGGCATCAAAGAGATGGAGGCCATGATTTTGGAGTGTGCTCAGCTGGACAGGGAGATTAACTACTTTGTTGATGTTGTGCAACAAGTCACAGCTGAG GTTGCTACACAGCAGCCAGAGGCAATGTTCAGCCTGTCTGCCAAAGTGAAGGAACAGTTCACAGAGAGAATAGCCGGACTCTCTGATGCCGATCTTCACCATCACCAGAAAGTTGTGGCCTTCAAGGACAGCATCAAGAACTCTCTCAACCAAG CCAACCAAGAGACAGCAGAGAACATGGAGGAGCTCGATGAGGACATCGCTGTCACACAGAGCCAAGTCAACTTCACCTGCCCACTCACACAG GTGGAAATGGTGAACCCAGTGAAGAATAAGAAATGTAACCACTACTATGATGAAGCAGCCATACTGGGCCTGATCAAAACAAGACACAGCCAGAAAAAGAAATGCCG CTGTCCTGTGGTGGGCTGTGGGAACATTGATGTGAAAGAGTCAGACCTTGTTCCTGACCAGATGCTGAGGAGAAAGATCCAGAGCCAAAAGAGAAACAGCAACCGAACGTAG
- the washc5 gene encoding WASH complex subunit 5 — MVDFLAENNLCGQAILRIVSRGNAIIAELLRLSEFIPAVFRLKDKSDQQKYGDIICDFSYFKGPEYYEGKLEAKPELQDLDEEFRENNIEILSRFYLAFESVHKYIVDLNRYLDDLHEGVYIQQTLETVLLNEDGKQLLCEALYLYGVMLLVIDQKIEGEVRERMLVSYYRYSAARSSADSNLDDICKLLRSTGYSSQPGAKRPANYPESYFHRVPISSTFISMVIGRLRSDDIYNQVSAYPLPEHRSTALANQAAMLYVCLYFSPSILHTQQAKMREIVDKYFPDNWVISIYMGITVNLVEAWEPYKAAKTALNYTLDSANIKEQATRYATSMESLRPQVQQLLKEGFLREEIILDNIPKLLNCLRDCNVAIRWLMLHSAESAYDPNNKRLRQIKDQVLNDSKYNPKILFQLLLDTAQFEFTLKEMFKQMLSEKQIKWESYKKEGSERMTELAEVFSGVKPLTRVEKNENLQAWFREISKQIESLNYEDSTAAGRKTVQLIQALVEVQEFHQLESNLQVCQFLADTRKFLHQMIRTINIKEEVLITMQIVGDLSYAWQIIDSFTSIMQESIRVNPSMVTKLRATFLKLASALDLPLLRINQANSADLLSVSQFYSGELVAYVRKVLQIIPESMFTSLAKIIKLQIHDIMEVPTRLDKDKLKDYSQLGARYEVAKLTHDISIFTEGILMMKTTLVGIIKVDPKQLLEDGIRKELVKRVAYALHKGLIFNPKSKPSELMPKLKDMAATMDGFYRSFEYIQDYVSIYGLKIWQEEVSRIINYNVEQECNSFLRTKIQDWQSVYQSTHIPIPKFPSVDESATFIGRLCREILRITDPKTTCYIDQLNTWYDLKSHQEVTNNRLFSEIQNTLGTFGLNGLDRLLCFMIVKELQNFLTMLQKTILKDKAVVDVFKAMLGAVNPIQGIVANASKVYASAVTKTQKIWGGYLEAIMKVGQMQILRQQIANELNYSCKFDSKHLAAALENLNKSLLADIEAHYQDPSLPYPKEDNTLLYEITAYLEAAGIHNPLNKIYITTKRLPYFPIINFLFIIAQLPKLQYSKNQGMTCRKAADPIDWPPLVLGLLTLLKQFHSRYTQQFLALIGQFIRSIMEQCTSQKIPDMPSDVVGALMFLEDYVKYTKLSRKVAEAHVPSFIFDEFRTVL, encoded by the exons ATGGTGGACTTTCTGGCGGAGAACAACTTGTGCGGCCAGGCCATCCTCAGGATAGTTTCCAGAGGAAATGCCATCATCGCTGAGCTCCTGCGTCTCTCTGAATTCATCCCTGCAGTTTTCAGGCTCAAAGACAAAAGTGACCAGCAGAAATATGGAGACATTATCTGTGACTTCAGCTACTTCAAG GGCCCAGAGTATTATGAGGGGAAGTTGGAAGCCAAACCTGAGCTTCAAGACCTGGATGAAGAGTTTAGAGAGAACAACATTGAGATTCTATCAAGGTTCTATCTGGCTTTTGAGAGTGTCCACAAATATATAGTGGATCTTAACAG ATATTTAGATGACCTACATGAGGGTGTTTATATTCAGCAGACTCTGGAGACTGTGCTTCTAAATGAGGATGGAAAACAACTTCTA TGCGAGGCTCTCTATCTTTACGGAGTCATGTTGCTGGTTATTGACCAAAAAATTGAAGGGGAGGTCAGAGAGAGGATGCTTGTTTCCTACTATAGATACAG TGCCGCCCGTTCATCAGCTGACTCCAACCTTGATGACATCTGCAAGCTCCTCCGCAGCACCGGTTACTCCAGCCAGCCTGGAGCCAAACGACCAGCAAACTACCCAGAGAGCTACTTCCACAGGGTTCCCATTAGTTCCACTTTTATTAGCATGGTCATTGGGAGGCTGCGCTCTGATGACATCTACAACCAA GTGTCTGCGTACCCTCTACCAGAGCATCGTAGCACGGCACTGGCTAACCAGGCAGCCATGTTGTATGTCTGCCTTTACTTCAGCCCTTCCATACTGCACACCCAGCAGGCCAAGATGAGAGAGATAGTGGACAAGTACTTCCCTGACAACTGG GTTATCAGTATCTACATGGGGATCACAGTGAACCTGGTGGAGGCCTGGGAACCATACAAAGCTGCCAAGACTGCTCTCAACTACACCCTGGACTCTGCTAACATCAAGGAACAG gCTACTAGATATGCAACTAGCATGGAGAGCCTGAGGCCTCAGGTGCAGCAGCTGCTTAAGGAAGGTTTCCTGAGGGAGGAGATCATCCTGGACAACATTCCTAAACTGCTCAACTGTCTGAGGGACTGTAACGTTGCTATCCGCTGGCTGATGCTGCACTCTGCAGAGTCGG CCTATGACCCAAACAACAAGCGACTGCGTCAGATCAAAGACCAAGTGCTCAATGACTCCAAGTACAACCCGAAGATCCTGTTCCAGCTTCTGCTAGACACAGCTCAGTTTGAGTTCACACTCAAAGAG ATGTTCAAGCAGATGCTGTCAGAGAAGCAGATCAAATGGGAGAGCTACAAGAAGGAGGGATCAGAGAGAATGACTGAGCTGGCTGAAGTCTTCTCTGGCGTCAAACCGCTTACCAGGGTGGAGAAAAATG AGAACTTACAAGCCTGGTTCAGAGAAATCTCAAAGCAGATCGAGTCTTTGAACTATGAGGACTCTACAGCTGCTGGGAGGAAGACAGTTCAGCTCATACAGGCTCTTGTTGAG GTCCAGGAGTTCCACCAGTTGGAGTCTAACCTGCAGGTTTGTCAGTTCTTGGCTGACACCAGGAAGTTCTTGCACCAAATGATCCGCACCATTAATATCAAAGAAGAAGTCCTCATTACCATGCAGATAGTTGGTGACTTGTCCTACGCATGGCAGATAATTGACAG CTTCACATCCATTATGCAGGAGAGCATCAGAGTCAATCCATCCATGGTCACAAAACTGAGAGCTACATTTCTGAAG TTGGCATCTGCACTGGATCTTCCATTGCTCCGCATCAACCAGGCCAACAGTGCTGACCTGCTGAGCGTTTCACAGTTCTACTCTGGGGAATTGGTGGCTTATGTCAGAAAG GTGCTTCAGATCATTCCAGAGAGCATGTTCACCTCTCTGGCCAAGATCATCAAGCTTCAGATCCATGACATCATGGAAGTGCCCACACGGCTGGATAAGGACAAGCTAAAGGACTACTCCCAGCTCGGAGCTCGCTATGAG GTGGCTAAACTCACTCATGACATCTCTATTTTCACTGAGGGCATCCTGATGATGAAGACAACTCTAGTTGGGATCATTAAG GTGGATCCTAAGCAGCTCCTGGAGGATGGCATCAGGAAGGAGCTGGTGAAGAGGGTGGCTTATGCCTTGCACAAAGGTTTGATCTTCAACCCCAAGTCTAAG CCCAGTGAGCTGATGCCAAAGTTGAAGGACATGGCGGCCACCATGGATGGTTTCTACAGGTCGTTTGAGTACATCCAAGACTACGTCAGCATTTATGGCCTTAAAATCTGGCAGGAGGAAGTGTCACGCATAATCAACTACAATGTGGAACAGGAATGCAACAGCTTCCTTAGGACCAAG ATCCAGGACTGGCAGAGTGTGTACCAGTCCACCCACATCCCTATCCCCAAGTTTCCCTCTGTGGATGAGTCTGCCACTTTCATTGGTCGTCTCTGCAGAGAGATCCTCCGAATCACTGATCCAAA GACAACGTGTTACATAGACCAGTTGAACACCTGGTACGACCTGAAGAGCCACCAGGAAGTGACCAACAACAGGCTATTCTCTGAAATCCAGAACACTCTGGGTACATTTGGCCTCAATGGACTGGACCGTCTGCTCTGCTTCATGATTGTCAAGGAGTTGCAG AACTTCCTGACAATGCTTCAGAAGACCATCTTAAAGGACAAGGCAGTGGTGGATGTCTTTAAAGCAATGCTGGGTGCTGTCAACCCAATTCAGGGAATTGTGG CTAATGCCAGCAAAGTGTACGCCAGTGCAGTGACCAAAACACAGAAGATCTGGGGCGGATACTTGGAGGCAATCATGAAG gttgGTCAGATGCAGATTCTCAGACAGCAGATTGCTAATGAGCTGAACTACTCCTGCAAGTTTGACTCCAAACACCTGGCTGCTGCCCTGGAAAACCTCAACAA ATCTCTGCTGGCAGACATTGAAGCGCACTACCAGGATCCATCCTTGCCCTACCCTAAAGAGGACAACACTCTTCTGTATGAGATCACTGCCTATCTGGAGGCTGCTGGCATTCACAACCCACTCAACAAG ATCTACATCACCACCAAGCGCCTACCTTACTTTCCTATCATCAACTTCCTATTTATTATTGCCCAGCTGCCCAAACTTCAGTACAGCAAAAACCAAG GAATGACCTGCAGGAAAGCCGCAGACCCAATCGACTGGCCTCCCCTAGTACTCGGTCTGCTCACTCTCCTCAAGCAGTTCCACTCCAGATACACACAACAGTTCTTGGCTCTCATTGGTCAGTTCATCCGCTCAATCATGGAGCAGTGCACAAG TCAGAAGATACCTGACATGCCCTCTGATGTGGTGGGAGCTCTGATGTTTCTGGAAGACTACGTGAAGTACACAAAACTGTCACGCAAG GTGGCTGAAGCCCATGTGCCCAGTTTCATTTTTGATGAGTTCAGAACAGTACTGTGA